Part of the Variovorax sp. PAMC 28711 genome is shown below.
GGCTATGCGTTGGCCTTGCCGCGTTTTGGTCGCTACTGCTTCGGTGAGGCAGTGAGCCTCAATGACGGGCTGGACTGCATTGCCGTGCCAGCAGAAGCGATCGAGCCGCTGCTGTCGCCTGAGCCTCATTTCCGCAACGGCTTTGGTGTGGCGGCTCGCTTTTACGACACCCCGGGGCCGGTGATCGACAACACGCGAGCGAACTGGAATCGCCTGATTGCAGCCTCTCTCCCTCGATCCATGCCTGTCAAACCTAAGCCAGAGGTGTTTCGGAAGACTCGCCGCAGTTTTGCACTTGAAGCAGGGAGCACCCAATGAACACATCGCCGGTCAAAGACAGCCTGCCTGAGTTGCCGAAGCCGGACATTTGTGTCGATACGTTCGGCGATGTCACCGCCACAGACAGGCGCTACTTCGTTCGCGGCGACTTCTTTTCCGCCGACCAGATGCGCGAATACGGCCGACTGTGCGCCCTCTCCCTGCACCCAGCACCATCAGCAGCGGAACCGGGGGAGCCGACGTATGCCGAATGTTTTGTGTGCGGCCGATTAATGGATGGCTTGAGCGAAGACGACTGCCACTGCTTTCATCGCAAAGAGATTGCCGCCGCCCCGAGCACTGCGCAAGGGCTGAGTGATGCGGACTCCCGTGCTTTTACCCAGATGGTTAAAGGCGCCATCGAGATGGGTTGGATTAGTGACGACGAAGGCAAGACGTTTCGGGCCATCCTCGCAGCCACCAAGGAGACGAAATGAGCGGCACCCCCACCCTCCCGAATGCCGTTGAAGCCCTCGCGCATCGGATTGCATGGCGCTACAAGAAAAGCAGCGACCCGCACCACAGCGACACCTACACGTTCAACAAGGACACGCTGCTGCAATTCGCCGCCGCCCTCGCATCCGGGGCGACACAGCCGAGCAACGGCACGTTGATCTATGGCGCGCTGACCGACAAGGCACGGGCACGCACCTCGCGCGAGAACATAGACGACGTGCTCGATGCACTCGCAGCCCTCGCCACTCCACCCACAGGGGAGCCGCAATGATGAAGAACGGTGAGAATCAAGCGGTGAAGCACATCAAGACTCTGCGGCTGCGGGTAAAGGATAAGCATGCCGCGCTGCTCGGCAGGATGGCGCGCGAAGTTAACCAGGTCTGGAACTTCGCAGCTGAGACGGGTTTGAAGGCTCTCTGTGACCGCAACCAATGGTTGGGCGGGTACGACCTCCAGAAGCTCACGTCGGGGTTCAGTAAGTGCGATGGCGTGCATGTGGGCAGCGGCACGGTGGACATCGTGTGCGCTGAGTACGCCACCCGCCGAAGGAAATTCAAGAAGCGGCGGCTCAACTGGCGAGTCTCAAACCGCAAATCGCCGAAATACTCTCTCGGTTGGGTGCCATTCAGGGGCGCACAGGTCAAATACAAGGCCGGCCAAATACAGTTCGGCGGCGTCATGTTCAACCTTTGGGACAGCTACGGCCTGGGTAACTACGAACTGCGTGCGGGCTCTTTCTCTGAGGACTCGCGAGGCCGCTGGTACTTCAATGTTGCCGTCGAAGTGGATGTGATTGCATCGCCCGGAACGGCTGCTGTTGGCATCGATCTTGGATTGAAAACGGCCATCACTACATCGACGGGCGCAACGTTCGTCGGCCGTCTGTACCGCGCCTCGGAAGCAAAGCTGGCGGTTGCGCAGCGTGCCAACAAGAAGCGCCAAGTCAAAACGATCCACGCCAAGATCAAGAACCAGCGCAAGGACGGGCTGCACAAGTTCAGTACTGCGCTGGTGAAAGAAAACGCCGCCATTTTCGTGGGCGACGTGAGCAGCGCAAAGCTGGTCAAAACCAAGATGGCGAAGTCCACGCACGACGCGGGATGGGCCATGGTCAAGATGATGCTGGAGTACAAAGCCATTCAGGCGGGCGTCATCTTCAAGGAAGTGAACGAAGCGTATTCAACCCAAGCGTGTTCTCAGTGCGGAAGCATTGAGGGCCGGCAGGCTTAAGCGGGCTTGGCGTAAGGCGATGGCGTTGTTCGTGCGGGGTCGATCACGACCGCGATACGAATGCCGCGAAAAATATCGCCCGTGTGGGATTGCACACGCTAGAAGTAGGAGCCCCAGCATGAGCGCGGAATCGCAAGATCTCCAGCGCTTTGGCGAGGGGAGCAATCAAGCTACTGCTGCGCCTACCGAGAGCGAGTCGGGCAGATGCAAGCATGGCGTTTGGCTAACGACATCGGTTTGCGTGGATTGCGCCCTTGCCTCCCTTCCCCCGCATCCCACAGGGACTAAGCCATGAGCCTCATTGAAAGCATCCGACGCGCGAATTCCGAGTATCGGTATTGGCTCTATCGCCGAAGCATTGGGTCGCCAGTTTCTGCGAGGGGCACCGCTCGCCAATGGTGGCTGCGCCTCAAGTTTGAACTTCGCAACAAGGCCAAGCCATGACCGCCAACACCCCAGAGACAATGGACGAACGGGCTGCGTTCGAGGCTTGGTGGAATGGCAAGCCTGCCCGGAATTCGATTGGCGGCTATATCGACCCTGTAGCCAATCTCGCATGGGCCGCTTGGCAGGCTGCCCGCGCCAACCTCCCTCCACCCCAAGGGGATGCAGATAAGGTGGATGCAGAGCGCTGGCGCTATGCCATCAAGGACGATGGCACCGGGCGCATGAACTGGCGGGCGGTCTACGAGGCATGGGATGGCGATGGCTACTTCGTTGACGCTCTCGACGCTGCTCGGCTGACACTAGGAGGACAGAAGCCGTGACCGCGATTCTCAACCCCGAAGAGCTGCTCAGCCTGACGGGCTACAACAGGCCCACCGAACAACTGCGCGAACTGTTGCGCCAGGGCTTCTACCGGGCACGCCGCTCTCCGTCTGACGGGTCCGTGATCTTGGAGCGCCCGCACTACGACGCCGTCTGCGCAGGCGCCAGCAAGCCCGCCAACGAGCCCCGCGTTCGCCCGCCACGTCTGAGGGCCACATGAGACGCACCCTGCCCCCTCGGGTCTACCTCAAGGACGGCTCCTACTGGCATGTCGCCTCGCTTGGCACAAAGCGGATCTGGACGAAGCTGTGCCGGGAGCGGGAGGGGCTGCCGGCCATGTACACGGCGCTGGCGGCACTGACCGCAGACAAGGCGCTGGACGACATGATGCCGAAGCTGTGCGCCGACTGGATGCTCGAGGTGGCGGTGAGCCACAGCGCCAAGACGCAGACCGACGACAGGTTCCGCAACCGCGAAATCTCCGAGGCGTTCGCCGAGTTCCGCGCGAACCAGGTGAAGCCGCCCGATGTGGTCGATTTCCTCAAACGGTTCAAAACGACGCCACGGACGTTCAACGCCTACCGGGCAGCCGTGCGCGAGCTGATGCGGTACGCCGAGGAAAAGGGGTTCCGGGAGCCCGGATCGAATCCGACCGCCAGCATCAAGACGATGAAGACGCCCGCGCGCAGCCGGTACATCACGGACAGCGAGCTGCGGCGGATCAAGGTCGCGGCCATGTACGGCAAGGACGGGAAGCTGACCCGCTCCGGCCCGGTGATCTGCGCCTTGATCGATCTCGCCTACCTGACTGGCCAGCGTATCGGCGACCTGCTGACGCTCGAATGGTCAGCCATCGGCACAGAGGGAATCGACTTCACGCCGAAGAAGGTTCAGCACAGCACAAAAGCGCGCGTGCTCATCGAGTGGTCTCCGAAGCTGCGGGCCGTGATCGACAGGCTGAAGGCCATGAAGAAGCGGAACATCAAGTTCGTCATCACGACGCAGGAAGGCCAGCCGTACAAGTACCACGGAGCGGGCATTGCCTGGACCCGTGCGCTGGAGCGGGCGGGCATTGACTGCCACTTCCACGATTTGCGGGCCAAGGCGCTCACGGATAAGGACCGGGCTGAAGGAATGGGGTCAGCCCGAACGATGGGCGGGCACGCCACCGAGGCGCAGACCTCCGCGTATGTGCGGCACAAGACGGCGAAAAAGACGGGCGCCACCCGGTGAACTACCGTTCGTCGGATTGATTGAAGTAGTACAAAAAACAGCTTGCGCTCTTTGTTTTCGGTATTACAATAAACACATACCAACCGAAAGCAGACCATGACCATCGACAAGCTCACCATCAAGTTCCTCGGCAAGCGCGAAACGGTTTACCGCATCTTGGACGAAGCAGGCGAAGTGCTCCGCGTGTTTGCAGAGAAGGAAGAGGCGGAAGCCTTTTTGGCCGCATGACCTCGGATGAAATCCTTGTGGCGATCTCGAGCATATGGGATCGCGCGCAGGCTCGGATGGATGCCGGCCGACCTACGCTGCGACACATCCTGCTCGCCTACTCAATGGCGCCGGGAGACAGCGAGATTGCCCCGAGAGCTTGGCTGACGGAGTTTGAGGCTGACAGGCTGCATGAGTTGGGGTTGATGGTTGGGCCGGTCATCCGAGCGGAAGCGGCAGAGCGCATTCAAGCAAAGCGCGGTGCTCGCGCAAAATCGCTGGATGCGACCCATGAATGACCGAGGCCAGGGGCGAAAGCCCAACGCACCCGAAGACCAGACAAAGCCGCGCTCTGTGCGCCTGAATGATGTTCGGTGGGAGAAGCTCAAGCGGTTGGGATCGGACTGGCTCGCGGCGCAGATCGACAAGGCAAAAGAGTCCACGAAATCCCTCTAACTCATCTCTCCCGCACGTAGGAGAAAGAGCGGGCAAAGCGCCAATGAGTTGTAGAGGAAAACGGCCTAAGTGCTTGCCAGGATTGATTTGTATGGCTGCCTTCTAAGCAGGTTGTCGGGGGTTCGATCCCCTCCGGACAGGCCAATCCCTTGAGTCCTTGAGCGTCACTTAAAGAAACTGGGTGGTGTCAACACTCAGGTTCGATAGACTCCGCCCGACGTAGCCTCCCTTGCTATGCAGAAGGCTGGAACATGCGATTTGAAGTGATCAAGGACTCCGAGACGTGCTGGCGCTGGAATCTGGTCGATGGCACTGAAATCGTGGCAACGAGCGTGGCCGAATACGAGACCAACGTCGCGTTGCTTCGTGCGATCGACGATTTCAAACGCGGACTGAAGGACGCCACCGGCCCTGAAAACGAGTGATGTTTCGAGGATCCGTGCAGGAGCGGGCGGTGCGACCGGCGAACACGAGGCCACTCTGCGGATAGAAACTCTATCCTTGTGGATTTTGCACACTCATTGACAATTCCAAAAAGAGCCCTGCACCTCCACTGGCACCGCCAGCGATCCGCCGGATCTCATGCGCTCGGAAGGAATCGCCTTGCAAAATCTGCCAGCGAAGCCTGATGCAAAGTGCACAGTTTGTACCGCCCGGGAGGTGCGATGCGATTCGTAGTATTAAAAACCGTTGACGGCTTGTGGCACTGGGAGCTACGGGAAACCGATGGTGTCGTCGTCGCAAAATCCAGTGTTCAGTATCCCGACCGGGCCGCGGTTGTCTCTGCGTTACTCAAAGTGCAGAGCACCGCACCGAAATCGCTGGTGTTCGACCTGCTCGGAAACCTCGTCTGAGCCAACGGTCGCTCAGTTGCGCTGGCAAAAGTCCAGAAGTCCGTCCAGCTCGGTCGACTTGTCGAACACCGCATCGGCGCCCAACGCGAACGATTGCGCCCTCATTTCTTCCGTCGCGTAGTTGGTCAGGACCACTACTCGCTGGTGCGGCTGACGGTTCCTGCAGCCGTTGAGCACCCCCAAACCCGAGCCCTCTTTCAGGAACAGATCGATGATGGCGAGGTCCCAATGTCCGTCATGACTTTGGAGCCAGTGAACGGCGGCTTGCTCGGTTTCTGCAGTGCCGATCACGTGGGCATCGGTCATGTCTTCGAGGGTCGGTATCAAATGTTCGCGGATGGTCTTGTTGTCCTCGACGAGAAAAGTGATTAACGCCATGTGCTTCTCCAATGGAGACCACCCTAATGAGAATGAACCGCAATGCGGTCGGCGCTCGACCCCTCGCCCTGTCGGACAAACTGCGCCTGGCCGCTCAAACCCCTGAAGGCTTCGCGATGTCGCCGAGTTCGGCCAGCGCTGCTTCGCGAATCTGGCGCCTCAAGATCTTGCCCGACGGGGTGCGGGGCAATGGCTGCGACGACAGGACGATGTAGCGCGGCACCTCGTAGCGCGCCAGGTGCATCGAAAGAAACCGGCGCAGCGCGTCCACGTCGAGCGTGGCGCTGGCGTAGACCGTGGCGCCCACCTCTTCCCCGAGTCGCTCGTCCGGCACGGCGAACACCGACGCTTCCTGCACATCGGAGTGCATCAGCAGCGCGGCCTCCCCCTGGCCGCAACCGATGTTCTCGCCGCCGCGAATGATCAGGTCCTTGAGCCGGTCGACGATGAAGAGGCAACCTTCCTCGTCGAGGAAAGCCACGTCGCCGGTGCGAAACCAGCCGTCGACGAACGAGGCGGCGTCGACCTTCGGCAGCTTCCAGTACCCGGAGAACACGGACGTGCCGCGGATCAACAGTTCCCCGCGCTGCCCGGCCGGCAAGGCGACCCCCGATTCGTCGACGATCTTCATGTCGAGCAGCAGCGAGCGCTGACCCGACAGCGTGGCCAAGTCGTAGCGCCCGTTTGTGCGATTCGCACCAGGTCGCCGGTGATGGCCGCCGGCCCGCCCACAGAGGTGAGCCGCTCGCGGTCGATCAGCGCTGCCGCGAGCTCCGGGTCCCACCGGTACATGCTGACCACGCGACTCTGCATCCGATAGCTCGACAGATAGGACGCATTGAGGCCGGTCACGTGGAACAAAGGCACCGCCAGCAGCGTGCCAGGTTGCTCGGTCGGGTCTGTCGGCGCCACGCCACTGGTCAATGCAACGATGTTGCGATCGAGCTCCCATGGCAGCAGCGCCGCCAGCACGTTGCGATGACTCGAAGGCACACCCTTGGGATGGCCGCTGGAGCCGGAGGTGTAGAGAATCATCGCGATGTCGTCCAGCGCGATGGTGGCAGGCGGCATCGGCACGTCGCCGAGCGCTTCCATGAGCGCTTCGAGCGATCGCGCGCCCGATGGCAGCCGGGTCGCTCGCACCGCCAGCAGCTGCAGGCCCGGTATCGGCGCCGCCTCCGCCACGCGATCAAGGCGCTCCTGGTCGGCCAGCAACACCGTGGCACCGCAGTCCTTCGGACCGTAGGCCAGCTCGTCGCTTTGCCAATGGCTGTTGATGGCCACCGCGACCGCGCCGATCGATGTGATGGCGCTGAACGCCAGCATCCATTCCGGGTAGTTGCGCCTCGCGATCGCGATTCGGTCGCCCGGCCGAACGCCGCACCCATGAACCAGCACATGCGCGATGCGCGACGCGGACTGCCACGCCTCGGCGAAGGTGAAGCGCTCTTCTTCGTAGACCAAGAAAGGAAGCGGGCTGACCGCGGCCTCGCACATCGCCCGCAGCGACCGCGGCGCATGCCGGAACATGCGGACCGTTCGGCCGCCCACCGCGATGTCGTGAAGTTCCAGCGGTGTGCCGGGGCCGGTGAGCGTCTCGATGGCCCGCGTTCTTGTGATCTGAGGCGTGCACGCATGGTGCCGTGTCCAAGCCGTCGCGGGAATGCGGTTCATGCGGGCTATTCATCCGGACGCATTCGTGCGACTGATGACGACCGCCCACGCTGGGGATCCCGCTCTGGTTGAATGCCGGAACGATTCACCGCGCCTTTCCAGCATGCAAGTCCAAGAAGCCGTCACCAGCCGCCGTTCGATCCGCGCCTTCCTGTCCACGCCTGTTTCAGGCGACGTGATCCGGCGCGTGGTTGCGACGGCCGCGCGGGCCCCGTCTGGCGGCAACCTCCAGCCCTGGCACATCGACGTGATGGCCGGCGAGCCGCTCGATGCGCTCAAGGCCACGATGCAGCAGCACCTGCAGTCCGGGGCGCAGCCGACGTGGGCGTACGACGTGTACCCGAAGACCTTGCCGTCGCCCTGGCGCGACCGGCGCTTCAAGGTCGGCGAAGACATGTACGCGCGGCTCGGCATTCCGCGCGACGACAAGCCGGCGCGGCTGCGCTGGTTCGCACGCAATTACGAACTGTTCGGCGCGCCGATGGCGCTCTTTTGTTCGGTGGATCGCGCGATGGGTCCGCCGCAGTGGGCCGATCTGGGCATGTACCTGCAAACGGTCATGCTGCTGCTGCGCGAAGAAGGGCTCGACAGTTGCGCACAGGAATGCTGGGCCGCGTACCCCGACGTCGTCGGCAAGGCCCTGTCGCTGCCTGCCGGTCGGATGCTTTTCAGCGGCATGTCGATCGGGTTTCGCGACCCGTCGCATGCGGTGAACGCGTTGGTCGCGGACCGCGCGCCACTCGACGAGTGGGCGCAGTTCAGAGGCGTGTGACTAGCCCGCAGGCTCGAACTTCGCCGGGCGCTTTTCCATGTTCGCGCGCACCGCCTCCGCCTGGTTGGCGCTGCCGATCAACGCCTTCTGCTCGACCGACTCGGCCATGAGCACATCAGCGGCACTGTCGCTCAACGACCCGTTCAGCAGGCGCTTGCCGGCGCGGATCGCATGCGGGCTCTTGCCTGCGATCTCGTGCGCCATCTGCAATGCGTCCGCCAGCGGTTCGGCCGAGAGCTTCGTCGCAAAGCCGATGCGCAAGGCCTCCTCGCCCGAGAAGATGCGCCCCGTGTAGGTCAGCTCGCGGACCACATCGGTCCGGGCGAGCTCGCGCATCAGCACCATGCCCGCCATGTCGGGCACCAGGCCCCACTTGATTTCCATCACCGACATTTTCGTGTCGGGCGCGACGATGCGGATGTCCGCGCCCAGTGCGACCTGCAGTCCGCCACCGAAGGCCACGCCGTGCACCGCGGCGATCACCGGCGCCGGCACTTCGCGCCAGACCATCGCCACCTGCTGCGCCGCGTTCGAGAGGCCGTGCGTGCGCTTGACCAGATCGGCACCCGCAGCGCCTTCGCCCAGCACATCGGCGCCGCTGCTCTTTTGCGTCATGCGCTCGAACGACTGCATGTCGAGCCCCGCGCAAAACGCCTTGCCGCGACCGGAGATGACGACGGCGCGCACGCCCGTGTCGTCGCGCAGCGATTCGCCAGCGGCAATCAGCGCGTCGAACATCGCCGGGTCGAGCGCGTTCATCTTGTCGGCGCGGGCCAGGGTCAGTTGCACCACGCCGTCGGGGTGGCGCGTCCATTCGATTCGTTCGCTCATGAGGTGTCTCCTTGATGGTCTTGATCGGGCGCGAGTATCGCCCGCAGCAAGGCTCGGCGATGATCACGTACATGACTCTCGACCGCCGTCATTTCATCCAGTCGGGCGCTGCCGCCCTCGTCGCGCTGATGGGCGCCGGCTGTGCCCAGCCACGCAGCGGCGCGGCCGCCCTCCCCGGTTTCGCATCGGTGCCGATGAACCTGCTCGACACCGTGACCGTGCCGCCCGGCTACACGGCCCGCGTGCTCTACCCGTGGGGCTCGCCCACCGGCGTCGCGTCGGCCATGCCGGCCTTCGCGCCCGATGCCTCCAACAGCGCCGCCGACCAGGCGGTGCAGGCGGGCATGCACCACGACGGCATGCATTTCTTCCCGCTCGGCAACGGCGGCGACCGCGCCCTGCTGGTCATGAACCACGAGTACACCGACGAGCGCTTCCTGCACACCGACGGCGTGACCGAGTGGTCCGCCGACAAGGTCGCCAAGTCGCTGCATGCGATGGGCGTCTCGGTGATCGAGATCGCGCGCCACGCCGAGGGCTGGCGCCAGGTGCTGCCCTCTTCTTTTGCACGCCGCATCCATGGCAACACCGCCATGCGCATCGCGGGCCCGGCGGCCGGCACGCCATGGATGCGCACCGCCGCCAACCCGGCCGGCGACAAAGTCTTCGGCACCTTCGCCAACTGCGCGATGGGCGTCACGCCGTGGGGCACCTACCTGACCTGCGAAGAGAACTTCCACGGTTATTTCGGTGGTCCGAAGGAAGCGGCCGGGAGCGTCGACGAGATGCAACGCCGCTACGGCACGGTGCCCGGCTCGCAGTGGGTCGACTACTGGCGCTTCGACGAGCGCTTCGACATCACGAAG
Proteins encoded:
- a CDS encoding RNA-guided endonuclease InsQ/TnpB family protein, with translation MMKNGENQAVKHIKTLRLRVKDKHAALLGRMAREVNQVWNFAAETGLKALCDRNQWLGGYDLQKLTSGFSKCDGVHVGSGTVDIVCAEYATRRRKFKKRRLNWRVSNRKSPKYSLGWVPFRGAQVKYKAGQIQFGGVMFNLWDSYGLGNYELRAGSFSEDSRGRWYFNVAVEVDVIASPGTAAVGIDLGLKTAITTSTGATFVGRLYRASEAKLAVAQRANKKRQVKTIHAKIKNQRKDGLHKFSTALVKENAAIFVGDVSSAKLVKTKMAKSTHDAGWAMVKMMLEYKAIQAGVIFKEVNEAYSTQACSQCGSIEGRQA
- a CDS encoding tyrosine-type recombinase/integrase, which encodes MRRTLPPRVYLKDGSYWHVASLGTKRIWTKLCREREGLPAMYTALAALTADKALDDMMPKLCADWMLEVAVSHSAKTQTDDRFRNREISEAFAEFRANQVKPPDVVDFLKRFKTTPRTFNAYRAAVRELMRYAEEKGFREPGSNPTASIKTMKTPARSRYITDSELRRIKVAAMYGKDGKLTRSGPVICALIDLAYLTGQRIGDLLTLEWSAIGTEGIDFTPKKVQHSTKARVLIEWSPKLRAVIDRLKAMKKRNIKFVITTQEGQPYKYHGAGIAWTRALERAGIDCHFHDLRAKALTDKDRAEGMGSARTMGGHATEAQTSAYVRHKTAKKTGATR
- a CDS encoding DUF1508 domain-containing protein, whose amino-acid sequence is MRFEVIKDSETCWRWNLVDGTEIVATSVAEYETNVALLRAIDDFKRGLKDATGPENE
- a CDS encoding DUF1508 domain-containing protein; translated protein: MRFVVLKTVDGLWHWELRETDGVVVAKSSVQYPDRAAVVSALLKVQSTAPKSLVFDLLGNLV
- a CDS encoding response regulator, which translates into the protein MALITFLVEDNKTIREHLIPTLEDMTDAHVIGTAETEQAAVHWLQSHDGHWDLAIIDLFLKEGSGLGVLNGCRNRQPHQRVVVLTNYATEEMRAQSFALGADAVFDKSTELDGLLDFCQRN
- a CDS encoding class I adenylate-forming enzyme family protein, translated to MATLSGQRSLLLDMKIVDESGVALPAGQRGELLIRGTSVFSGYWKLPKVDAASFVDGWFRTGDVAFLDEEGCLFIVDRLKDLIIRGGENIGCGQGEAALLMHSDVQEASVFAVPDERLGEEVGATVYASATLDVDALRRFLSMHLARYEVPRYIVLSSQPLPRTPSGKILRRQIREAALAELGDIAKPSGV
- a CDS encoding AMP-binding protein, translating into MNRIPATAWTRHHACTPQITRTRAIETLTGPGTPLELHDIAVGGRTVRMFRHAPRSLRAMCEAAVSPLPFLVYEEERFTFAEAWQSASRIAHVLVHGCGVRPGDRIAIARRNYPEWMLAFSAITSIGAVAVAINSHWQSDELAYGPKDCGATVLLADQERLDRVAEAAPIPGLQLLAVRATRLPSGARSLEALMEALGDVPMPPATIALDDIAMILYTSGSSGHPKGVPSSHRNVLAALLPWELDRNIVALTSGVAPTDPTEQPGTLLAVPLFHVTGLNASYLSSYRMQSRVVSMYRWDPELAAALIDRERLTSVGGPAAITGDLVRIAQTGATTWPRCRVSARCCST
- a CDS encoding nitroreductase, yielding MQVQEAVTSRRSIRAFLSTPVSGDVIRRVVATAARAPSGGNLQPWHIDVMAGEPLDALKATMQQHLQSGAQPTWAYDVYPKTLPSPWRDRRFKVGEDMYARLGIPRDDKPARLRWFARNYELFGAPMALFCSVDRAMGPPQWADLGMYLQTVMLLLREEGLDSCAQECWAAYPDVVGKALSLPAGRMLFSGMSIGFRDPSHAVNALVADRAPLDEWAQFRGV
- a CDS encoding crotonase/enoyl-CoA hydratase family protein, whose amino-acid sequence is MSERIEWTRHPDGVVQLTLARADKMNALDPAMFDALIAAGESLRDDTGVRAVVISGRGKAFCAGLDMQSFERMTQKSSGADVLGEGAAGADLVKRTHGLSNAAQQVAMVWREVPAPVIAAVHGVAFGGGLQVALGADIRIVAPDTKMSVMEIKWGLVPDMAGMVLMRELARTDVVRELTYTGRIFSGEEALRIGFATKLSAEPLADALQMAHEIAGKSPHAIRAGKRLLNGSLSDSAADVLMAESVEQKALIGSANQAEAVRANMEKRPAKFEPAG